From the genome of Nicotiana sylvestris chromosome 2, ASM39365v2, whole genome shotgun sequence, one region includes:
- the LOC104229424 gene encoding U-box domain-containing protein 35-like isoform X1, with translation MPLSFSSDDGSHPTIVAIDKDKHSASAVKWAVDHLVMSNPTLVLVHVRIKNSTNQNGVVQGSNRGLSDQDTPKVFTPFRAYSARKGIAVKEVVIEDIEVSKGLLDYINSHRVTNIVLGASSRSALSRKFWSHDVPTIINKSAPDFCTVYVISKGKQQSVRPAAKPFASSLSSTLPSSQPWSAARLSNYSESSDVSRSVYTRPEQNIVGSEMMKPKIGPSNASMDNLDVHTKEPKNSYSRSSPSDDRGLFAPLSHGSVDITTQNLDFTQVSVKDNCCSSSSWEAEMNRLKLELRQTLDMYNTACKEAVSANQTAKELHQWKMEEASRFKQARISEEAALASAEMEKAKGRAAIEAAQKAQKLAEIEAKRRKYAELKAKRETEEKNLALNDLSRSDLCYRKYTIEEIEAATKNFSNSEKIGEGGYGPVYKAKLDHTPVAIKVLRSDAAQGMKQFKQEVQVLGLMRHPNMVLLLGACPEYGCLVYEFMNNGSLEDRLFRKGNTPPIPWEIRFKIAAEIATGLLFLHQAKPEPLVHRDLKPANILLDSNYSCKISDVGLARLVPPSVADCVTQYHMTSAAGTFCYIDPEYQQTGKLGTKSDIYSLGVMLLQIITARPPMGLTHHVERAIENGTFADILDPTVPNWPMEETLNYAKLSLKCAELRKKDRPDLGSVILPELNKLKELGMNSKPSTDS, from the exons ATGCCTTTGTCATTTTCGTCGGATGATGGTAGCCACCCCACCATTGTGGCCATTGATAAAGACAAGCACAGCGCCTCTGCTGTCAAATGGGCTGTTGATCATCTCGTGATGAGCAATCCGACGCTTGTGTTAGTCCATGTTCGGATAAAGAACTCAACAAATC AGAATGGTGTTGTTCAAGGTTCAAATCGCGGATTGAGTGATCAAGATACTCCTAAGGTCTTTACACCTTTTAGGGCTTACTCTGCACGTAAAGGG ATAGCAGTGAAGGAGGTTGTCATTGAGGATATTGAAGTGTCTAAGGGACTTCTAGACTATATTAACAGCCACCGCGTCACCAACATTGTTCTTGGTGCATCATCAAGGAGTGCTCTATCCAG GAAATTTTGGAGTCATGATGTGCCAACTATCATAAACAAGTCTGCACCAGATTTCTGTACTGTATACGTGATTTCGAAAGGAAAGCAACAGTCAGTCAGACCAGCAGCAAAACCTTTTGCTAGTTCTTTGTCATCAACGCTACCATCTTCCCAACCGTGGTCAGCAGCTAGGCTAAGTAATTACTCTGAATCATCAGATGTATCCAG GTCAGTATATACGAGGCCAGAGCAAAATATTGTAGGTTCTGAAATGATGAAGCCCAAAATTGGACCATCTAATGCATCAATGGACAATCTTGACGTTCATACTAAAGAGCCCAAGAATTCATATAGCCGCAGTTCTCCGTCTGATGATAGAGGTCTCTTTGCACCTCTTAGCCATGGATCAGTGGATATCACAACTCAAAATCTTGATTTCACTCAAGTTTCAGTAAAAGACAATTGTTGCTCCTCATCTTCA TGGGAAGCTGAGATGAACAGATTAAAGCTAGAGCTAAGGCAAACCTTGGATATGTATAACACAGCTTGCAAAGAAGCTGTCTCGGCAAACCAAACG GCTAAAGAGCTTCATCAATGGAAAATGGAAGAAGCAAGTAGGTTCAAACAAGCCCGTATTTCTGAAGAGGCAGCTCTCGCTAGTGCTGAGATGGAAAAAGCGAAAGGCAGAGCTGCCATTGAAGCTGCTCAAAAAGCACAAAAGTTGGCTGAGATAGAAGCAAAAAGAAGAAAGTATGCGGAGTTGAAGGCCAAGCGAGAGACAGAAGAAAAGAATCTAGCATTAAATGATCTATCTCGGAGCGATCTCTGCTATAGGAAATACACAATAGAAGAGATTGAGGCCGCCACCAAAAACTTCTCAAATTCAGAGAAGATTGGTGAAGGTGGATATGGCCCTGTTTACAAAGCGAAACTTGATCACACACCCGTTGCCATTAAAGTTCTGAGATCCGATGCTGCACAAGGGATGAAGCAGTTCAAGCAAGAG GTTCAAGTCCTCGGTCTCATGAGGCACCCAAATATGGTTCTACTCTTAGGTGCATGTCCCGAGTATGGATGTTTAGTTTATGAGTTCATGAATAATGGCAGTCTGGAAGATCGTCTGTTCCGGAAAGGTAACACCCCTCCAATCCCATGGGAAATTCGGTTCAAAATTGCTGCTGAAATTGCTACGGGGCTCCTATTCCTTCACCAAGCAAAACCAGAACCTCTTGTCCATCGTGACCTTAAGCCAGCCAACATTCTTTTAGACAGTAACTATTCGTGCAAAATAAGTGATGTTGGGTTGGCAAGGTTAGTTCCACCATCTGTAGCAGATTGTGTTACACAATATCACATGACTTCAGCTGCAGGAACGTTTTGTTACATTGATCCTGAATATCAACAAACAGGAAAGTTAGGGACTAAATCAGATATATATTCACTTGGTGTGATGTTGCTCCAAATTATTACTGCAAGGCCCCCGATGGGTTTAACACATCACGTCGAGAGGGCCATCGAGAACGGAACATTTGCAGACATACTAGATCCAACAGTGCCAAACTGGCCAATGGAAGAGACTCTTAACTATGCAAAATTGTCACTCAAGTGTGCTGAGCTGCGGAAGAAAGATCGACCTGATCTTGGTTCGGTCATATTGCCTGAGCTTAATAAGCTTAAAGAACTCGGAATGAATAGCAAGCCAAGTACAGACTCTTAA
- the LOC104229424 gene encoding U-box domain-containing protein 35-like isoform X2 has product MPLSFSSDDGSHPTIVAIDKDKHSASAVKWAVDHLVMSNPTLVLVHVRIKNSTNPVKEVVIEDIEVSKGLLDYINSHRVTNIVLGASSRSALSRKFWSHDVPTIINKSAPDFCTVYVISKGKQQSVRPAAKPFASSLSSTLPSSQPWSAARLSNYSESSDVSRSVYTRPEQNIVGSEMMKPKIGPSNASMDNLDVHTKEPKNSYSRSSPSDDRGLFAPLSHGSVDITTQNLDFTQVSVKDNCCSSSSWEAEMNRLKLELRQTLDMYNTACKEAVSANQTAKELHQWKMEEASRFKQARISEEAALASAEMEKAKGRAAIEAAQKAQKLAEIEAKRRKYAELKAKRETEEKNLALNDLSRSDLCYRKYTIEEIEAATKNFSNSEKIGEGGYGPVYKAKLDHTPVAIKVLRSDAAQGMKQFKQEVQVLGLMRHPNMVLLLGACPEYGCLVYEFMNNGSLEDRLFRKGNTPPIPWEIRFKIAAEIATGLLFLHQAKPEPLVHRDLKPANILLDSNYSCKISDVGLARLVPPSVADCVTQYHMTSAAGTFCYIDPEYQQTGKLGTKSDIYSLGVMLLQIITARPPMGLTHHVERAIENGTFADILDPTVPNWPMEETLNYAKLSLKCAELRKKDRPDLGSVILPELNKLKELGMNSKPSTDS; this is encoded by the exons ATGCCTTTGTCATTTTCGTCGGATGATGGTAGCCACCCCACCATTGTGGCCATTGATAAAGACAAGCACAGCGCCTCTGCTGTCAAATGGGCTGTTGATCATCTCGTGATGAGCAATCCGACGCTTGTGTTAGTCCATGTTCGGATAAAGAACTCAACAAATC CAGTGAAGGAGGTTGTCATTGAGGATATTGAAGTGTCTAAGGGACTTCTAGACTATATTAACAGCCACCGCGTCACCAACATTGTTCTTGGTGCATCATCAAGGAGTGCTCTATCCAG GAAATTTTGGAGTCATGATGTGCCAACTATCATAAACAAGTCTGCACCAGATTTCTGTACTGTATACGTGATTTCGAAAGGAAAGCAACAGTCAGTCAGACCAGCAGCAAAACCTTTTGCTAGTTCTTTGTCATCAACGCTACCATCTTCCCAACCGTGGTCAGCAGCTAGGCTAAGTAATTACTCTGAATCATCAGATGTATCCAG GTCAGTATATACGAGGCCAGAGCAAAATATTGTAGGTTCTGAAATGATGAAGCCCAAAATTGGACCATCTAATGCATCAATGGACAATCTTGACGTTCATACTAAAGAGCCCAAGAATTCATATAGCCGCAGTTCTCCGTCTGATGATAGAGGTCTCTTTGCACCTCTTAGCCATGGATCAGTGGATATCACAACTCAAAATCTTGATTTCACTCAAGTTTCAGTAAAAGACAATTGTTGCTCCTCATCTTCA TGGGAAGCTGAGATGAACAGATTAAAGCTAGAGCTAAGGCAAACCTTGGATATGTATAACACAGCTTGCAAAGAAGCTGTCTCGGCAAACCAAACG GCTAAAGAGCTTCATCAATGGAAAATGGAAGAAGCAAGTAGGTTCAAACAAGCCCGTATTTCTGAAGAGGCAGCTCTCGCTAGTGCTGAGATGGAAAAAGCGAAAGGCAGAGCTGCCATTGAAGCTGCTCAAAAAGCACAAAAGTTGGCTGAGATAGAAGCAAAAAGAAGAAAGTATGCGGAGTTGAAGGCCAAGCGAGAGACAGAAGAAAAGAATCTAGCATTAAATGATCTATCTCGGAGCGATCTCTGCTATAGGAAATACACAATAGAAGAGATTGAGGCCGCCACCAAAAACTTCTCAAATTCAGAGAAGATTGGTGAAGGTGGATATGGCCCTGTTTACAAAGCGAAACTTGATCACACACCCGTTGCCATTAAAGTTCTGAGATCCGATGCTGCACAAGGGATGAAGCAGTTCAAGCAAGAG GTTCAAGTCCTCGGTCTCATGAGGCACCCAAATATGGTTCTACTCTTAGGTGCATGTCCCGAGTATGGATGTTTAGTTTATGAGTTCATGAATAATGGCAGTCTGGAAGATCGTCTGTTCCGGAAAGGTAACACCCCTCCAATCCCATGGGAAATTCGGTTCAAAATTGCTGCTGAAATTGCTACGGGGCTCCTATTCCTTCACCAAGCAAAACCAGAACCTCTTGTCCATCGTGACCTTAAGCCAGCCAACATTCTTTTAGACAGTAACTATTCGTGCAAAATAAGTGATGTTGGGTTGGCAAGGTTAGTTCCACCATCTGTAGCAGATTGTGTTACACAATATCACATGACTTCAGCTGCAGGAACGTTTTGTTACATTGATCCTGAATATCAACAAACAGGAAAGTTAGGGACTAAATCAGATATATATTCACTTGGTGTGATGTTGCTCCAAATTATTACTGCAAGGCCCCCGATGGGTTTAACACATCACGTCGAGAGGGCCATCGAGAACGGAACATTTGCAGACATACTAGATCCAACAGTGCCAAACTGGCCAATGGAAGAGACTCTTAACTATGCAAAATTGTCACTCAAGTGTGCTGAGCTGCGGAAGAAAGATCGACCTGATCTTGGTTCGGTCATATTGCCTGAGCTTAATAAGCTTAAAGAACTCGGAATGAATAGCAAGCCAAGTACAGACTCTTAA